Proteins co-encoded in one Luteolibacter sp. Y139 genomic window:
- a CDS encoding PhoH family protein, with translation MSAPETEIKLEYETAAFLNSLFANDTHELRYLEEKLGVRAVTRDGWILFAGSEEGVKRAAAAFSDLEQARRHGSEIGGRDFRLAVDLASQGGGSVSELSGVRLLGLRGRKPVVPKTPRQFDYLKAIDKSDVVFGLGPAGTGKTYLAMAMGLSMLKAKRVQRVVLTRPAVEAGEALGFLPGDLREKVAPYLRPLYDAIHDMIGHEEGERYLADGTIEIAPLAFMRGRTLARSFVILDEAQNTTREQMFMALTRLGEESRMVVTGDGSQIDLKPHVPSGLFEAERALAGVEGIDFVRFTGADVVRHPVVGRIIEAYDAHRSSVS, from the coding sequence GAGTATGAGACGGCGGCCTTCCTGAACTCGTTGTTCGCGAATGACACCCACGAGCTGAGGTATTTGGAGGAGAAACTGGGTGTCCGGGCGGTCACGCGGGATGGGTGGATTCTTTTTGCGGGTTCGGAAGAAGGCGTGAAGCGGGCGGCGGCGGCGTTTTCGGATCTGGAGCAGGCGCGGCGGCATGGCTCGGAGATCGGGGGCCGGGATTTCCGGCTGGCGGTGGATCTGGCCTCGCAGGGCGGGGGATCGGTGTCCGAGCTTTCCGGTGTTCGGTTGCTGGGGCTGCGCGGTCGCAAGCCGGTGGTGCCGAAGACCCCGAGGCAGTTCGACTACCTCAAGGCGATCGACAAGAGCGACGTCGTTTTCGGTCTCGGTCCGGCGGGCACGGGCAAAACCTACCTGGCGATGGCGATGGGCCTGTCCATGCTCAAGGCCAAGCGGGTGCAGCGGGTGGTGCTGACCCGTCCGGCGGTCGAGGCGGGGGAGGCGCTCGGTTTCCTGCCCGGCGACCTGCGCGAAAAGGTGGCTCCCTATCTGCGGCCGCTTTACGACGCGATCCACGATATGATCGGCCACGAGGAGGGCGAGCGCTACCTGGCAGACGGAACGATCGAGATCGCGCCGCTGGCTTTCATGCGGGGCCGGACGCTGGCGAGGTCGTTTGTAATCCTGGACGAGGCCCAGAACACCACCCGTGAGCAGATGTTCATGGCGCTGACCCGCCTGGGCGAAGAATCGCGGATGGTGGTGACCGGGGACGGTTCCCAGATTGATTTGAAGCCTCACGTCCCGTCCGGCCTGTTTGAGGCGGAGCGTGCGCTGGCGGGCGTCGAGGGCATTGATTTCGTGCGGTTTACGGGAGCGGATGTTGTCCGACACCCGGTCGTTGGCCGGATCATCGAGGCCTACGATGCGCACCGTTCTTCGGTGTCGTAA